From Dehalococcoidia bacterium, the proteins below share one genomic window:
- a CDS encoding TrpB-like pyridoxal phosphate-dependent enzyme, whose amino-acid sequence MERTMYVLDQKDMPTHWYNIQADLPEPLPPLLHPGTKEPTRLPPPLFAEALNEQEFSKERWIEIPEEVQAIYHTWRPTVLHRAYRLEKALDTPAKIFYKYEGTSQAGSHKPNTAVAQCYYNRKEGVKRITTETGAGQWGSALSMAGAMFGVEIKVYMVKISYNQKPYRRILMETWGAKCVASPSEETEIGRGILKEDPNSPGSLGIAISEALEDAFSRDDTKYSIGSVVNHVLLHQTIIGEETRKQMEMADAYPDIIVGNIGGGSNFAGQFLPWVRDKISGAKPDLRVICVEPTAAPSLTKGPYAYDFGDVAGLAPILKMYTLGHTFIPSPIHAGGLRYHGMAPIICHLYKLGFVEARAEHQVATFEAGIKFARTEGIISAPEPCHNIKVAIDEALRCREEGIAKTILIAHSGHGHFDMAAYDAYLSGKLVDYEYPEEQVKEALTHLPQVPG is encoded by the coding sequence ATGGAGAGAACAATGTACGTGCTTGATCAGAAGGATATGCCAACCCATTGGTACAATATCCAAGCCGATTTGCCAGAGCCACTGCCACCATTGCTGCATCCTGGTACCAAGGAGCCTACGCGCCTTCCACCACCCCTCTTCGCTGAGGCACTAAATGAGCAGGAGTTCAGCAAAGAGCGCTGGATTGAAATCCCGGAGGAAGTGCAAGCTATTTACCACACCTGGAGACCAACAGTACTGCACCGGGCGTATCGGCTGGAGAAGGCCTTGGACACACCGGCAAAAATCTTCTACAAATATGAAGGAACAAGCCAGGCTGGGAGTCACAAGCCGAATACGGCTGTTGCCCAGTGTTACTATAACAGGAAAGAGGGTGTCAAGCGCATAACCACCGAGACCGGTGCCGGGCAATGGGGAAGTGCCCTGAGCATGGCTGGCGCAATGTTTGGTGTTGAGATCAAGGTCTACATGGTTAAGATTAGCTATAACCAGAAGCCCTACCGCCGTATTCTAATGGAGACCTGGGGAGCCAAATGTGTGGCCAGCCCCAGTGAGGAAACGGAGATAGGACGCGGCATCCTCAAGGAAGACCCCAATTCGCCAGGAAGCCTGGGTATCGCCATCAGCGAAGCCCTGGAGGACGCCTTCAGCCGTGATGATACCAAGTATTCCATAGGCAGCGTGGTTAACCATGTACTGCTACACCAGACCATCATCGGGGAGGAGACCAGGAAACAAATGGAGATGGCGGATGCCTACCCCGACATCATTGTAGGCAACATCGGTGGCGGATCTAACTTTGCCGGGCAATTCCTGCCCTGGGTCCGGGACAAAATCAGCGGAGCAAAACCAGACCTGCGCGTTATCTGTGTCGAACCTACGGCCGCCCCCAGCCTGACCAAGGGGCCTTACGCCTATGACTTCGGCGATGTGGCCGGGCTTGCCCCTATTCTCAAGATGTACACCCTGGGGCACACCTTTATCCCCTCCCCGATTCACGCTGGAGGACTCCGCTACCACGGGATGGCACCCATAATATGCCACCTCTATAAGCTAGGCTTCGTCGAGGCCAGGGCTGAGCATCAGGTCGCTACCTTTGAGGCAGGGATAAAGTTCGCCCGGACAGAGGGCATTATCAGCGCTCCCGAGCCATGCCACAATATCAAGGTAGCCATCGATGAAGCCCTTCGCTGCAGGGAGGAAGGCATAGCAAAGACCATCCTGATAGCTCACAGCGGGCACGGGCATTTCGACATGGCAGCCTATGATGCTTACCTATCGGGCAAGCTCGTGGACTATGAGTATCCTGAGGAGCAGGTAAAGGAGGCACTGACCCACCTACCACAGGTCCCCGGGTAA
- a CDS encoding DUF5915 domain-containing protein: TGTQVLEELNVKKIEFEKDDAVLKRLADERKIEVAEEGGLSVAIDIEITPELADEGMARELVHRLQTMRKQAGFDIADYIYTYYQGGESLKRVIEKHADYIKQETLSREITAGVPGDAYQESHKIAGEDVVLGVKRQD, encoded by the coding sequence GACCGGGACCCAGGTTCTTGAGGAGCTGAATGTAAAAAAAATTGAGTTTGAGAAAGATGACGCTGTTTTAAAACGCCTTGCTGATGAGCGAAAGATCGAAGTGGCTGAAGAAGGTGGCCTTTCAGTAGCCATCGACATAGAGATAACGCCCGAGCTTGCCGATGAGGGTATGGCGCGGGAGCTGGTGCACCGCCTCCAGACGATGCGCAAGCAGGCCGGCTTCGACATCGCCGACTATATTTACACCTACTACCAGGGCGGTGAAAGTTTAAAGCGTGTAATCGAAAAACACGCTGACTATATAAAGCAGGAGACCCTCTCACGCGAGATCACCGCAGGGGTTCCTGGGGATGCCTACCAGGAGAGCCACAAGATCGCCGGTGAGGATGTGGTGCTGGGGGTGAAGCGGCAGGACTAG
- a CDS encoding sigma-70 family RNA polymerase sigma factor, producing the protein MEEDEIVKRAREGDVDSFNRLVEIYQRRVYNLSLRMLGNAPAAEDATQDAFLSAFRGISRFRGGSFRAWLFRIATNACWDQLRAISRRPTTPIDDMPMELESDQPSPEDFAVRREIGEKIKKALAALPPDQRLAVILRDIEGLDYQEIARVTGSSLGTVKSRINRGRGRLRHYLERYRELFP; encoded by the coding sequence ATGGAAGAGGACGAGATTGTCAAGCGTGCCAGAGAGGGCGACGTCGACAGCTTTAACCGTCTGGTGGAGATATATCAAAGGAGAGTGTACAACCTCTCGCTGAGGATGCTGGGCAACGCACCGGCGGCTGAGGACGCCACTCAGGATGCCTTTCTCTCCGCTTTTCGGGGCATTAGCAGGTTCAGGGGCGGCAGCTTCAGGGCATGGCTTTTTCGTATCGCCACCAACGCCTGCTGGGACCAGCTTCGCGCAATTAGCCGTCGCCCTACCACTCCCATAGACGACATGCCTATGGAGCTCGAGTCCGACCAGCCTTCCCCGGAGGATTTTGCCGTGCGCCGCGAAATAGGCGAGAAGATCAAGAAAGCCCTGGCTGCTCTCCCGCCAGACCAGCGTCTGGCGGTCATCCTCCGCGATATCGAGGGGCTAGATTACCAGGAGATAGCCCGGGTCACCGGTAGCTCATTGGGAACGGTGAAGTCCAGGATCAACCGGGGGAGGGGAAGGCTTCGCCATTATCTAGAGCGATACAGGGAACTTTTCCCGTAG
- a CDS encoding trypsin-like peptidase domain-containing protein encodes MGRVKAFLVAVLVMVAVAGCASPQENYSTPLPSPSPTTASNTTESFSLPSITEVVEAVKPAVVSVIVGTVSYNIFLQPVPTEQAGSGVIIDEQGYIVTNNHVVEGAESITVTLTDGRAFDATLTGTDPLTDLAVIKIEGDSLPTVEFSKSSEVEVGEWVVAIGNALALKGGPTVTVGVISALGRTIEVESGWSLYDVIQTDAAINPGNSGGPLINLKGEVVGINTAKITAIDVAGVGFAVSAETARPVVDELIDRGYVSRPYLGVSLVTVTPAIASSYNLATDEGGMVYLVVPGTPAVQAGLQAYDVITRINGEGVTTADDVVLAIRAHEIGDTIEITYFRGTRETTTSAKLVERPRS; translated from the coding sequence TTGGGTAGGGTTAAAGCTTTTCTGGTAGCTGTGCTTGTGATGGTAGCGGTAGCAGGCTGCGCCTCCCCCCAGGAGAACTACTCCACGCCACTGCCATCGCCCTCCCCTACCACGGCGTCAAATACCACCGAGTCTTTCTCGCTGCCATCCATCACTGAAGTAGTGGAGGCAGTAAAGCCGGCGGTGGTATCGGTTATTGTGGGAACGGTTAGCTACAATATCTTCCTGCAGCCGGTGCCTACGGAGCAAGCCGGCTCGGGGGTTATAATAGATGAGCAAGGTTATATAGTTACCAATAACCACGTTGTGGAAGGGGCCGAAAGCATAACGGTTACCCTCACCGATGGGAGAGCCTTCGATGCCACGCTTACAGGCACAGACCCCCTCACCGACCTGGCGGTGATAAAGATCGAGGGTGACAGCCTGCCGACAGTCGAATTCAGTAAATCAAGCGAGGTAGAGGTTGGCGAATGGGTAGTCGCAATAGGCAACGCCCTGGCACTTAAGGGTGGGCCCACGGTTACCGTGGGGGTGATAAGTGCCCTGGGGCGCACTATCGAAGTGGAAAGTGGCTGGTCTCTCTACGACGTCATCCAGACCGATGCCGCCATCAACCCGGGCAACAGCGGGGGCCCGCTCATCAACCTGAAGGGTGAGGTGGTGGGCATCAATACCGCCAAGATAACCGCTATCGATGTTGCCGGCGTCGGATTCGCCGTGAGCGCCGAAACCGCACGCCCCGTGGTCGATGAGCTTATCGATAGGGGCTATGTCTCGCGACCCTACCTCGGTGTATCGCTGGTCACCGTAACCCCGGCCATCGCCAGCAGCTACAACCTGGCCACCGATGAGGGGGGCATGGTTTACCTGGTAGTACCCGGAACCCCGGCGGTGCAGGCGGGGTTGCAAGCTTACGACGTAATCACCCGCATTAATGGCGAAGGGGTGACCACCGCCGATGACGTTGTGCTGGCCATACGCGCCCACGAGATCGGCGACACTATCGAGATCACCTATTTCCGCGGCACCAGGGAGACTACCACCTCAGCCAAGCTGGTGGAAAGGCCCCGCAGCTAG
- the lepB gene encoding signal peptidase I, translated as MKTMRPSIREIIATLLVAVIIFLGVQATLESRIVEGQSMQPSLHTDERVMVIKASYWFGDPQRGDVIIFDSPQDPDRTLIKRVIALPGEEVEVKDGQVYITDVNGDTFPLDEPYINEEPTYTYGPLVLLEDEYFVLGDNRNHSTDSHVWGMLPGENIIGKTWLIYWPLSDWQLMPSYSYTQD; from the coding sequence ATGAAAACGATGAGGCCCAGCATTCGAGAAATTATAGCCACGCTTCTGGTAGCAGTGATTATCTTCCTTGGCGTTCAGGCCACACTGGAGAGCCGCATAGTAGAGGGTCAGAGCATGCAGCCCAGCCTTCACACCGATGAACGCGTAATGGTGATTAAGGCATCTTACTGGTTCGGTGACCCCCAGCGTGGCGATGTTATTATATTTGACTCCCCTCAGGACCCGGACCGCACGCTCATAAAACGGGTGATCGCTTTACCCGGGGAGGAGGTGGAGGTAAAGGATGGCCAGGTTTATATAACCGATGTCAACGGCGATACATTCCCACTTGACGAGCCCTATATCAACGAGGAGCCTACCTATACCTATGGCCCCCTAGTGCTGCTCGAGGACGAATACTTCGTCCTCGGCGATAACCGAAACCACAGCACCGATTCTCATGTTTGGGGCATGCTGCCCGGCGAAAACATCATCGGTAAGACGTGGCTCATTTACTGGCCGCTAAGCGATTGGCAGCTCATGCCGAGTTACTCTTATACCCAGGATTAG